Below is a window of Escherichia coli DSM 30083 = JCM 1649 = ATCC 11775 DNA.
CATCAAGATCAGAGACGGGACTCGTATATTGGCTAAGCGAATATTCTGAAGGGAAGAATGCATTATCTTCAGCAATATCGACCTGTGGATTTTTACTTTTTTGAACAGTCATAGTGTATTCCTTATTGTTGCTTAGTTAGGGTAGTCACTATATTTGCGACTGAGCTGGCCGCTATTTTTAACCAGGCTGGAAAATTGAGTCAATATATCGAAAGCGGTAGTCGGCGGGCGTAAGTATGTAATGATGATGCTGCACTGGTGTTGAATATTATTCACGCCAAATTTTCCTTATTGAGCAACGCCGTCGCAAGTGGCCTCAATGATTTTAGACCATTATCAGAGGTACGGGGCGGCAGGGAGAGATTTAGTTATGTGGAATATTATGGTGCTGATGAATATTTATATCCCGGATTGGTAGGGAAAAAGCTTTTTTAATGCACTATTTTTGCAAATATTTCTATATGGGAAGCGGTTTTGTTACAGATTAAATTTATAAAGAAATGCATTTGGGTGTTGGCTGGAAGAGACGCTGGTAGATTTTATTGAGCCAGGGGGGGGGGCGGGGTAAGGTGCTGTATCGATATGCTTTGGCAATTGCGTGTGCCGCAGATCGAGATGAAATGCCAATAAAAAAGCCTGAGTTCGATGAGGGACGAACTCAGGCTAGTGTTAAGTTTTACAGTAACACGCCGCGGCGCGTTGGCTGATTAGAACTGGTAGACGATACCAACTGCAAACTGGTCATCAGCTGCTGCGCCAGTAATGGCGGCGTCATCTTTATCCAGCATGTTGAATTTGTATGCAGTATAAACGTTCATGTTCTTATTGAAGTAGTACCAGGTACCAACTTCAATGTAGTTCACACGGTCAGCGTCAACATATCTATGTCCAGGTACACCTTTGATATCTTTACCTTTAGAATACACATAACCTAAGGACGGACGCAGACCAAAGTCGAATTGATACTGAACAACCGCTTCAAAGTTCTGGGTTTCATTGATAAGTTGATCACGCATTATTGTATTGCCTTCTCGATCGGCAACACCTGTATCAATAGAACCCGGAGTCATATTACGAGTTTCACCGTACATTACAACTGCGTAGACATTGTTCGCGTCATACTTTGCAGCCAATGACCACAGTTCAGCATTTGAACCGTTTCCATCGGCAACTTGATCGTTGGTGCGATCAGATTTGCTATATGCACCAACGATACCAAAACCATTGATGTTATAGTCTACAGACAACGCATAGCCGTCACCATTTTGTTTCTTAGTGCTACGGTTGCTGTTTTTGCCTTGGTACTGAATCGCAAAATCAAGACCATCAACCAGGCCAAAGAAATCATAGTTACGGTAGGTTGCAACACCGTTGGTACGACCATTCATGAAGTTGTCAGCGGAAGCCCAGGAATCGCCACCCCATTCAACTAACATATCGGTATAAGCTGCGGCATCATAAGCAACACCGTAGTTACGGCCATAGTCAAATGATCCTAACTCGTTATATTTCAAACCGGCGAAGGTTAAACGGGTTTTTTCCTGGTTTTCACCTTCAGGTTTGCTGGCGTCGAGGTTGTATTCAAACTGACCGAAACCAGTCAGTTCGCTGGTGATTTGGGTTTCACCTTTAACACCGAAACGAGCATAGGAGGTATCTTCGTTTTCGCTGTTATTATCATCAGTATTTGACCAGATGCGTTCGCCAACCATCTTGCCGTAGAAATCAACTTTATTGCCATCTTTATTATAAATTTCAGCCGCATTTGCTGCGCCAGCAACTAATAACGCCGGGACCAGCATTGCCAGAACTTTTCTTTTCATTATGTATTCCCTTGTGATTATAATCTTCATGAATATATCAATAAGTGCCGTTATCCAAAAAAAAGCACATTTGGATACTATTCTATGAAGTTCATTTTATTTTAAAGATTACATGTAACAAATGTATTTAAAAGATTTCAAAATGTTTCTAATCTATTTAATATAATTCATAGTTATGAATTCCGAATATAAATATTCATGAATATTATGTATGTATATCAATATGTTATGAGTTGATTGAAAAGATAGGGAGTGTCAATGATTGTTGCGCTAAACGGCTGGCGTGATCTCGCGCACATTAATGAAGGCATAAAAAAAGCCGGCATCATGCCGGCCCAAAAAATATAAACAAGACGATAAAAGGCTAATAACGGAAGCATCATGACACAGAATAATAAAAAGGTATAATTGTAATCAGTGCTAATATATTGATTAAATGAATTAATAAAGCCGATATCAAAGATAAATAAAATCGCTCAAAACGATTTTTCCTGTATTCACTGCCGTTGCGCAAAATTTATCTATTTGTTCAAAAAATGATTGAGTCTTGACTGGCTCATCCAATGTGGAAAAATGTGATTTTTATCACATAATGGTTCTAAGTCTGAATTTTCCGGGTTATCTCAAAATGGAATACGGTTCGACAAAGATGGAAGAGAGACTCTCTCGCAGCCCTGGCGGCAAATTGGCTTTGTGGGCATTCTATACATGGTGTGGCTATTTCGTCTGGGCAATGGCGCGTTACATCTGGGTGATGAGTCGGATCCCTGATGCCCCGGTGTCGGGATTTGAAAGCGATTTAGGATCTACCGCGGGAAAGTGGTTAGGGGCACTGGTCGGATTTTTATTTATGGCTCTGGTCGGGGCATTGTTAGGCAGCATAGCCTGGTACACCCGACCTCGTCCCGCACGCAGCAGACGCTATGAATAAAAACTGCTAAGGTTGCGACTCTTTGGCAACGGAGCGCGTATGGACTTACAACACTGGCAGGCACAGTTCGAAAACTGGTTAAAAAACCATCACCAGCACCAGGACGCGGCCCATGACGTATGTCATTTTCGCCGCGTCTGGGCTACGGCACAGAAGCTGGCGGCAGATGACGATGTCGATATGCTGGTGATTTTAACCGCCTGTTATTTTCACGATATTGTGAGCCTGGCGAAAGATCATCCACAACGGCAGCGTTCTTCAATCCTGGCGGCAGAAGAGACGCGTCGCCTGCTCCGTGAAGAGTTCGTGCAATTTCCGGCGGAGAAAATCGAGGCCGTTTGTCATGCCATTGCCGCTCACAGTTTCAGCGCGCAAATCGCCCCCTTAACAACGGAAGCTAAAATCGTCCAGGATGCGGATCGGCTGGAAGCCCTGGGGGCGATTGGCCTGGCGCGCGTGTTTGCCGTTTCAGGGGCATTGGGCGTGGCGCTGTTTGATGGTGAAGATCCGTTCGCACAGCATCGTCCGCTTGATGATAAACGCTACGCGCTGGATCATTTCCAGACTAAGTTGCTGAAGCTACCGCAAACCATGCAAACCGCAAGAGGCAAGCAGCTGGCGCAGCACAACGCGCAATTTTTAGTCGAGTTTATGGCGAAGCTCAGTGCCGAACTGGCGGGGGAGAATGAAGGTGTCGATCACAAGGTGATAGATGCGTTTTCACCCGCGGGCTGAGCGCGTGGCCCTAAATGGCTGTAATTATGTTAACCTGTCGGCCATCTCAGATGGCCGGTTAAATCTATGCAGGAAAATATATCAGTAACCGATTCATACAGCACCGGGAATGCCGCACAGGCAATGCTGGAGAAACTGCTGCAAATTTATGATGTTAAAACGCTGGTGGCGCAGCTTAATGGTGTGGGTGAGAATCACTGGAGCGCGGCAATTTTAAAACGTGCGCTGGCGAATGACTCGGTATGGCACCGTTTAAGTGAGAAAGAGTTCGCCCATCTGCAAACGTTGTTACCCAAACCACCGGCACATCATCCGCATTATGCGTTTCGCTTTATCGATCTATTTGCCGGAATTGGCGGCATCCGTCGCGGTTTTGAATCGATTGGCGGACAGTGCGTGTTTACCAGCGAATGGAACAAACATGCGGTACGCACTTATAAAGCCAATCATTATTGCGACCCGGCGACGCATCATTTTAATGAAGATATCCGCGACATCACCCTCAGCCATAAAGAAGGCGTGAGTGATGAGGCGGCGGCGGAACATATTCGTCAACACATTCCTGAACACGATGTATTACTGGCGGGTTTTCCTTGTCAGCCATTTTCGCTGGCTGGCGTATCGAAAAAGAACTCGCTCGGGCGGGCGCACGGTTTTGCCTGCGATACCCAGGGCACGCTGTTCTTTGATGTGGTGCGCATTATCGACGCGCGTCGTCCGGCGATGTTTGTGCTCGAAAACGTCAAAAACCTGAAAAGTCACGACCAGGGTAAAACGTTCCGCATCATCATGCAGACGCTGGACGAACTGGGCTATGACGTGGCTGATGCAGAAGATAACGGGCCGGACGATCCGAAAATCATCGATGGCAAACATTTCCTGCCGCAGCACCGTGAACGCATCGTGCTGGTGGGTTTTCGTCGCGATCTGAATCTGAAAGCCGATTTTACTCTGCGTGATATCAGCGAATGTTTCCCTGCACAGCGAGTGACGCTGGCGCAGCTGCTGGACCCGATGGTTGAGGCGAAATATATCCTGACGCCGGTGCTGTGGAAGTACCTCTATCGATATGCGAAAAAACATCAGGCGCGCGGTAACGGCTTCGGTTATGGAATGGTTTATCCGAACAATCCGCAAAGCGTCACCCGTACGCTGTCTGCTCGTTATTACAAGGATGGCGCGGAAATTTTAATCGACCGCGGCTGGGATATGGCCACGGGTGAGAAAGACTTTGACGATCCGCTGAATCAGCAACATCGTCCACGTCGGTTAACACCTCGTGAATGCGCGCGCTTAATGGGTTTTGAAGCGCCGGGAGAAGCGAAATTCCGCATTCCGGTTTCGGACACTCAGGCCTATCGCCAGTTCGGTAACTCGGTGGTCGTGCCGGTCTTTGCCGCGGTGGCAAAACTGCTTGAGCCAAAAATCAAACAGGCGGTGGCGTTGCGTCAGCAAGAGGCACAACATGGTCGACGTTCACGATAAGGCCACCCGCAGCAAAAATATGCGCGCGATTGCCACGCGTGATACGGCGATTGAGAAGCGCCTCGCCAGTTTGTTAACCGGGCAGGGCCTTGCGTTTCGCGTTCAGGACGCCAGTCTGCCCGGACGCCCGGATTTTGTCGTTGATGAATATCGCTGCGTGATATTTACCCACGGCTGCTTCTGGCATCATCATCACTGCTATCTGTTTAAAGTGCCTGCGACCCGAACCGAGTTCTGGCTGGAGAAGATAGGTAAAAATGTTGAACGCGATCGCCGCGATATCAGTCGCTTGCAGGAGCTCGGCTGGCGCGTACTGATTGTCTGGGAGTGTGCGTTACGTGGGCGCGAGAAGCTGACGGATGCGGCGCTTACCGAGCGTCTGGAAGAGTGGATCTGCGGCGAAGGTGCCAGCGCGCAGATCGACACGCAGGGGATTCATTTACTCGCTTGATGCATCCTGAATAACTGGCGCGACAACGGGTTTGGCCGGGAAGAGATATTTTCCCAACGTGACCAGTACCACCGCGAAAACAATTACGCCGAGCGCCAGCCATTCAATTTTCGACAGCGTTTCGCCACCCAGTCCCGTACCCAGCAAGACCGCGACCACCGGGTTAACGTAGGCGTAGCTGGTGGCGAGAGCCGGACTGACATTACGGATTAAATACATATAAGCGTTAATGGCGATAATCGAACCAAACAGCGCCAGATAGCCGACCGCAAGGAAGCCTGACAGGGAAGGGAGCGCCGTCAGTTTTTCACCCGCAATCATCGATGCGATCATTAACACCACGCCTGCCGCCAGCATCTCAATCGCACCCGCCATCATCCCTACAGGTAAGGTAATGCGCGAGCCATAAACTGAGCCAAACGCCCAGCTAATCGAGCCGATTAAAATCAGAATCGCGCCCCACGGATTGCCGCTTAAATTTCCACCGCTATTGAGCATGATGATTCCGGCAAGCCCAATGGCGATACCCACCCATTCCAGTTTGCGCGTTTTAATGCCAAACAGGCGGCTGAAGCACAGGGTAAAGAGGGGCACGGTTGCAACCACTACGGCGGCGATGCCGGAAGGAACATTTTGATGTTCGGCAACCGTCACCATGCCATTACCGACAGCCAGCAATAACAGGCCAATCAGCGCGGCATTGAGCAGCGGACGTAGCGGGGGAAGTTTGTGTCCGCGCAGTAGCAAAAATGCCAGCAATAAAATACCGGCTGCCAGGAATCGAACGCCCGCCATCATTAACGGAGGCCAGCTTTCCACGCCAATCCGAATGACAAAATAGGTTGAGCCCCAAATGATATACAACGCAAACAGCGCGCCAAAAAGCGGTAACAACTGGCGGAAACGCATAATCCCTCACGGCGGAAATAAAAAGGTGGTTCATAGTAAACGTGAAAATCATTCTGCTGGCGAGAGATATAATTGCACTTGATTGTTAAATAAATGTTGACCTGTGAAGCAAGTATCAGAGCTGCCGTTTTTGCTTCATACTTACACCCTTCAACAATAAAAATGAGAGGGAATGCTTTTGGCCGGGAGTAGTTTACTGACGTTGCTCGATGATATCGCCACACTGCTGGACGATATCTCCGTGATGGGCAAACTGGCGGCGAAGAAAACCGCCGGTGTATTAGGGGATGATTTATCGCTCAATGCGCAACAAGTTTCAGGCGTGCGGGCCAACCGGGAACTTCCCGTGGTCTGGGGCGTGGCGAAAGGATCGCTGATCAATAAAGTGATTCTGGTGCCGCTGGCGTTGATCATCAGTGCGTTTATCCCGTGGGCGATTACGCCACTGTTGATGATTGGTGGCGCGTTTCTCTGCTTTGAAGGGGTAGAGAAAGTGCTGCATATGCTGGAGGCGCGTAAACATAAAGAAGATCCAGCGCAGAGCCAGCAGCGTCTGGAGAAGCTGGCGGCGCAGGATCCGCTGAAGTTTGAAAAGGACAAAATTAAAGGGGCGATTCGTACCGATTTTATTTTGTCTGCGGAAATCGTCGCCATCACGCTGGGGATTGTGGCAGAGGCGCCGTTGCTTAATCAGGTGCTGGTGCTTTCAGGCATCGCGCTGGTAGTGACCGTGGGCGTCTACGGTCTGGTAGGGGTTATCGTTAAGATTGATGACCTGGGTATTGGCTGGCGGAAAAATCCAGCGCGCTGATGCAGGCATTAGGTAAAGGGTTATTGATTATCGCGCCCTGGCTGATGAAAGCATTATCGATTGTCGGCACGCTGGCGATGTTCCTCGTCGGCGGCGGGATTGTGGTACATGGTATTGCGCCGCTGCATCACGCCATTGAACATTTCGCCGGGCAGCAAAGTGCAGTGGTGGCGATGATATTACCGACTGTTTTAAATCTGATTCTTGGATTTATCATCGGCGGCATCGTGGTGCTGGGAGTGAAAGCAGTAGCGAAAATGCGCGGTCAGGCACATTAATACTCGCACTGGCTATTATGCAAAATTTGCCATCTTCAACTAAGGTGAACAAGTTTCACTCGAAAAAAGGAGGCGAGTATGAGCTTTATGGTTAGTGAGGAAGTTACGGTTAAAGAGGGCGGCCCGCGGATGATTGTCACTGGATACTCCAGCGGTATGGTTGAGTGTCGTTGATATGACGGTTACGGGGTCAAGCGGGAAGCTTTTCATGAAACCGATCTTGTTCCGGGGGAGGGGAGTCGTTCTGCGGAAGAAGTTTGAAAGGGTATCATTAACACCAGGCCGGATCACATCCGGCCTGGTGTCCCAATGCCTGCAATGAATGATAGTCGCGTCTTATCATGCCACCATTATAAAATTATCGCTGTTTTGCGGTACGCTATCGCCGGGTTATGCCAGAATCATAAAAAAGCAGGTTGGGAGTCGTCAGGGTGCAGCACGAGACAAAAATGGAAAACCAGAGCTGGTTGAAAAAACTCGCACGCCGCCTGGGGCCTGGTCATATCGTTAATCTCTGCTTTATCGTGGTATTGCTTTTTTCCACCTTGCTCACCTGGCGTGAAGTGGTGGTGCTGGAAGATGCCTATATCTCCAGCCAGCGTAATCATCTGGAAAACGTAGCCAACGCGCTCGATAAGCATTTGCAGTATAACGTCGACAAACTGATCTTTTTGCGTAATGGCATGCGCGAAGCTCTCGTGGCGCCACTGGATTTCACCTCTCTGCGTAATGCCGTAACCGAGTTCGAACAGCATCGCGACGAGCACGCCTGGCAAATCGAACTCAACCGACGGCGCACCCTGCCAGTCAATGGCGTATCGGATGCATTAGTCAGCGAGGGGAATCTCCTGTCTCGCGAAAATGAAAGCCTCGACAATGAAATTACCGCTGCACTGGAAGTTGGTTACTTGCTGCGACTGGCGCACAACTCCTCGTCGATGGTTGAACAGGCGATGTATGTCTCGCGTGCTGGATTTTACGTTTCGACGCAGCCGACCTTGTTTACGCGCAATGTACCAACGCGTTATTACGGCTATGTCACCCAACCCTGGTTTATCGGCCATTCGCAACGAGAAAATCGTCACCGCGCGGTACGCTGGTTCACTTCGCAACCGGAACACGCCAGCAATACTGAACCGCAGGTTACCGTCAGTGTTCCGGTAGACAGTAATAACTACTGGTATGGCGTGCTGGGGATGAGTATTCCCGTGCGTACTATGCAGCAATTTTTAAGAAACGCCATCGATAAAAACCTCGATGGTGAGTATCAGCTCTATGACAGTAAGCTGAGATTTTTGACCTCTTCCAATCCTGACCATCCAACAGGGAATATTTTTGATCCTCGTGAACTGGCCTTGCTGGCGCAGGCAATGGAACATGACACGCGGGGCGGCATTCGTATGAACAGTCGTTATGTTAGCTGGGAACGTCTGGACCATTTCGACGGTGTGCTGGTGCGCGTCCATACGCTAAGCGAAGGCGTGCGTGGTGATTTCGGCAGTATCAGCATTGCATTAACTCTGCTGTGGGCGCTCTTTACCACCATGTTACTCATCTCCTGGTATGTGATTCGCCGGATGGTTAGCAACATGTATGTTTTGCAAAGCTCGTTGCAGTGGCAGGCGTGGCACGACACCTTAACGCGTTTATATAACCGTGGCGCACTGTTCGAAAAAGCCCGTCCGCTCGCTAAATTGTGTCAGACGCACCAACATCCTTTTTCTGTCATTCAGGTCGACCTTGACCATTTTAAAGCGATTAATGACCGCTTTGGTCATCAGGCGGGCGACCGTGTTCTTTCTCATGCTGCCGGATTAATTAGCAGTTCCTTGCGTGCGCAGGACGTTGCCGGGCGGGTCGGTGGTGAGGAGTTTTGTGTGATTCTGCCCGGCGCGAGTCTGACGCAGGCTGCGGAGGTTGCAGAACGTATTCGCCTGAAGCTAAATGAAAAAGAGATGTTGATCGCCAAGAGTACGACGATACGCATTAGTGCCTCGCTGGGGGTAAGCAGCAGCGAGGAAACCGGTGATTATGATTTTGAACAACTCCAGTCACTGGCCGACCGTCGGCTTTATCTCGCTAAACAGGCCGGGCGCAATCGGGTATGCGCGAGCGATAACGCTTAACGGGCGGAGAAAAAATGGTCCAGCCCTTCACGCCAGCCTTCCGGTCCTTCACGCTGCGTTCGCCAGACGCGGGTCGGATCCTCATCATGCAGATGCACCCCTTCACGGTTTAACCCTTTCACAATCACCGCGTAATCCATTACCTCCAGTAAGGGCGCATCGTTTGGCCCATCGCCCAGGCCAAGTGTGGTTGGGCGTTTGCCTGACGATTGTTGATAGGTCGCGATAATCCAGTTGGCAGCCTGATCTTTTCCGGCAGAGGCATCCAGGACGTGCCAGAAGCGCGCACCCTGCATAAACTGCAAGCCCAGTTCGTTCAGACGAGCGGTAAATTGTGCCATACGCTCGTCACTGTCGCGCCAGATTAGCGTTACCGACGCCTCATGTAGCTGCGTCAGCGCCGCCTGGCTACGGCTTAATCCCGTCCATTCGGCGATGGTTGCATCGTCGACATCATCAAAAGTCGTGAATTTAAAATGTTCTTTCTCGCGTAGCGTATTTAAAACCTGGCTGATTTCGCCATGGCTAATACCTGAGATGATGCGTGGAAAACCGTCTATATCCTGCCATTGCTCAGCAAGCTGGATCACTGCGCCATTTTCGGCAATCAGCGGTAAACCTTGTAGCCCCAACGTTTTTTGCAAGTACAGCATTTCGGCTGATGTCTTACTGCTACAGAGAATGACGGGAACATTCGCTTCGCGTAAACGGCTGAGCCAGGGGGCAGCTGGTTGCCAGTCATAACTATGACTGTCCAGCAGGGTGCCATCAAGATCGCTAAAAACCAGTAGTGGTTGTTGAATTGAAAGCATGGTTGCGCAGTACTCCCCTTACCAGGATGATTCTCAAAACAGCACAAATTATCAAAGATGATTTTTTCGGGAGCGATCCCGTTGACGCCAGAGCCACCAAGGGGTGACGCGCGTCACATTTCTATTCATAAGTAGCGTTAATCATTCATATCACGAATATTTTCTTGTCAGCGAAAAAAATTGCGGATAAGGTGATGAACACATCAGATTTCCTGGTGTAACGAATTTTTTAAGTGCTTCTTGCTTAAGCAAGTTTCATCCCGACCCCCTCAGGGTCGGGATTTTTTTATTGTGCATTCAACGATTCACTTCAGAGACGCTGAAGTCATGAATATCCAGTTCGAAGGCATCCGCCAATTCACGCCATGTATGATATTCACGTCCATCGACGCTAACGTGTTCAGAATCGTTCTGGCTGCGATGAACTTCGCTTTCGCTAATTTCATTGATCGCCGCCAGCAGGGCATCGACATCGACGCTGACCTCACGTTTTGCGGTATCGCTGTACTCTTTTGCGGTTTTCATCATCTTTCCTCGCAACCGTTACTCTGTTGTTGCCGCCAGTCGTTAAGTCCGCCTGGCATCTTTTAAGTATAGACCGTCGAGAAAATCAACACTCGCGCGCGCCTGGCGCTGCCAGAAAAACGAAATTGTTCTACACTGGCACAAAGCCACAGGAGGAAAACGATGAAGGTGAATGATCGGGTAACAGTCAAAACGGATGGCGGTCCGCGTCGTCCTGGCGTGGTACTGGCAGTTGAGGAGTTTAGTGAAGGCACAATGTACCTGGTTTCGCTGGAAGACTACCCGCTCGGCATCTGGTTCTTTAATGAAGCAGGGCATCAGGACGGTATCTTTGTGGAGAAAGCAGAGTAATCTAATTCAGCCTGACTGGTGGGAAACCACCAGTCAGAATGTGTTAGCGCATGTTGACAAAAATACCATTAGTCACATTATCCGTCAGTCGGACGACATGGTAGATAACCTGTTTATTATGCGTTTTGATCTTACGTTTAATATTACCTTTATGCGATGAAACGGTCTTGGCTTTGATATTCATTTGGTCAGAGATTTGAATGGTTCCCTGACCTGCCATCCACATTCGCAACATACTCGATTCGGTTCGGCTCAATGATAACGTCGGCATATTTAAAAACGAGGTTATCGTTGTCTCTTTTTTCAGAATATCGCCAAGGATATCGTCGAGAGATTCCGGTTTAATCGATTTAGAACTGATCAATAAATTTTTTCTGACCAATAGATATTCATCAAAATGAACATTGGCAATTGCCATAAAAACGATAAATAACGTATTGGGATGTTGATTAATGATGAGCTTGATACGCTGACTGTTAGAAGCATCGTGGATGAAACAGTCCTCATTAATAAACACCACTGAAGGGCGCTGTGAATCACAAGCTATGGCAAGGTCATCAACGGTTTCAATGTCGTTGATTTCTCTTTTTTTAACCCCTCTACTCAACAGATACCCGGTTAAACCTAGTCGGGTGTAACTACATAAATCCATAATAATCGTTGACATGGCATACCCTCACTCAATGCGTAACGATAATTCCCCTTACCTGAATATTTCATCATGACTAAACGGAACAACATGGGTCACCTAATGCGCCACTCTCGCGATTTTTCAGGCGGACTTACTATCCCGTAAAGTGTTGTATAATTTGCCTGGAATTGTCTTAAAGTAAATGTTGCGATATGTGAGTGAGCTTAAAACAAATATTTCGCCGCAGGAGTATCCTGGAAGATGTTCGTAGGTATTATTTTTCGGATAATCCTTAGGATAACATGATAAACGTTACGGAATTATATTAATGGCAATTCACTAATAATATCAGCCAGCAAATTAAACATCTCACTGAATAAATGTTCGCAAAAAGGCGCAATTAACGGCATTAATGCCGCCATTAAAGAGATACCGACAGTCAGAGTTAATGGAAATCCAATAACAAAAATGGATAATTGCGGGGCCATACGATTAAGTAAGCCTAATGCCAGATTCAGGGTCAGCAGCAGAGTAATGAGCGGTAATGCCAGCATCAGCCCGTTAAGGAAAATCAAACTCCCTGCTTTGGTGAGTGCCAGAAACGCATTGCTGTTCAACGGTTCGCCACCAATTGGCAGGGTGTGAAAGGTATCGACCAGCAGTGAAATCAACCATAAATGACCGTTAAATGTCAGGAACAGCAGTAACGCCAGCATATCCATGATACGCGCTAAAACGGGCATATTGAGATGGCTGGCCGGATCGACAAACGTCGCAAATGACAGCCCCATTTGCAGACCGATAATTTCACCAGCGGTTCGCACAGCGGCAAAGGCAAATTGCATGGTAAAACCAAGCGCAATGCCGATCAGGATCTGCTGCACGGCCAGCCACAGAGCAAAGAACGAAAAAACAGGAACATCGTTGGCAGGTAATGATGGGGCAATAGCGAACGTGATCATCATTGCCAGACCCAGTTTTACCCGTTTCGGCACGCTGCGTTCGCTCAGAATTGGTGCGGTAGAAATGAGCGCCAGCACGCGCAGTAACGGCCAGAAGTACAGGCTTAACCAGGAAAGCCATTGATCGCTTGTTACCTGCATCATTGTACGGCCTACCCGATGATATACGGCAGGTTAGTGAACAAGGTGCGGACGTAATCCAGCAACAGATTGAGCATCCACGGTCCGGCAATAATAATGGCGATAAATACGGCGATGATTTTCGGAATAAACGACAACGTCATTTCGTTAATCTGGGTGGCGGCCTGCAAAATACTGATGATAAGACCCGTGACCAGCGCCACCAGCAACAGTGGGGCAGCCAGTGCCAGCGCGACTTTCATCGCTTCAGTCCCCATCATCATGACCGATTCAGGTGTCATTTTGCCTCACTAGCTGTAAAAGCTCTGCGCCAGCGAACCGACCAGCAATTGCCAGCCATCCACCAGTACAAACAGCAT
It encodes the following:
- the yedP gene encoding mannosyl-3-phosphoglycerate phosphatase-related protein, whose product is MLSIQQPLLVFSDLDGTLLDSHSYDWQPAAPWLSRLREANVPVILCSSKTSAEMLYLQKTLGLQGLPLIAENGAVIQLAEQWQDIDGFPRIISGISHGEISQVLNTLREKEHFKFTTFDDVDDATIAEWTGLSRSQAALTQLHEASVTLIWRDSDERMAQFTARLNELGLQFMQGARFWHVLDASAGKDQAANWIIATYQQSSGKRPTTLGLGDGPNDAPLLEVMDYAVIVKGLNREGVHLHDEDPTRVWRTQREGPEGWREGLDHFFSAR
- the yodD gene encoding peroxide/acid resistance protein YodD; protein product: MKTAKEYSDTAKREVSVDVDALLAAINEISESEVHRSQNDSEHVSVDGREYHTWRELADAFELDIHDFSVSEVNR
- the dsrB gene encoding protein DsrB; the protein is MKVNDRVTVKTDGGPRRPGVVLAVEEFSEGTMYLVSLEDYPLGIWFFNEAGHQDGIFVEKAE
- the rcsA gene encoding transcriptional regulator RcsA, which translates into the protein MSTIIMDLCSYTRLGLTGYLLSRGVKKREINDIETVDDLAIACDSQRPSVVFINEDCFIHDASNSQRIKLIINQHPNTLFIVFMAIANVHFDEYLLVRKNLLISSKSIKPESLDDILGDILKKETTITSFLNMPTLSLSRTESSMLRMWMAGQGTIQISDQMNIKAKTVSSHKGNIKRKIKTHNKQVIYHVVRLTDNVTNGIFVNMR
- the fliR gene encoding flagellar biosynthetic protein FliR; this encodes MMQVTSDQWLSWLSLYFWPLLRVLALISTAPILSERSVPKRVKLGLAMMITFAIAPSLPANDVPVFSFFALWLAVQQILIGIALGFTMQFAFAAVRTAGEIIGLQMGLSFATFVDPASHLNMPVLARIMDMLALLLFLTFNGHLWLISLLVDTFHTLPIGGEPLNSNAFLALTKAGSLIFLNGLMLALPLITLLLTLNLALGLLNRMAPQLSIFVIGFPLTLTVGISLMAALMPLIAPFCEHLFSEMFNLLADIISELPLI
- the fliQ gene encoding flagellar biosynthesis protein FliQ, giving the protein MTPESVMMMGTEAMKVALALAAPLLLVALVTGLIISILQAATQINEMTLSFIPKIIAVFIAIIIAGPWMLNLLLDYVRTLFTNLPYIIG